ATAGTAGCAAATCTCGCTAAATCATTGCTAAGAGACATTCTATATATAGATTCATCTTTTTTAAGCCATAAATAAGACTCATCAAGTTCGAAACTGTTTGATGATTTGTCGAATCCGGATATTTGGTTTTTATAAACTAATCCGCTTGGTGTTTTTTGGAATATAGCAAATCCATCATAGTTGGAGCCAATAAAAAAACCGGGATGATTTGGTATTTTCTTGAATCCAAAATAACCTTTTGAGTCTATTATATTTGTTACTCTTCCGCCTTTTATGGTCAAAGCACCTCTATTGTTTGAACAAATAAGTTCGTTTTCTACGACCTGAACATTCCAGGATTGGGCTGTAGTTCCTTCGACAAGTTTAAAAACATCTTCTTTAAAGCTATTATTCCATGCATGGTAAAAAACACCTTGGTTTGTGGCAACATATAAGTTTCCGTCATGAATTACGGATGCATATACGGTACTAATATCATAACTAAAACCAAAGTAAGTAAACGGAGAACTCTCATTGACAAATGCAATACCATTATCAAGACCTAGCCAAAGATTGTTTTTATTGTCTATAAAAGAAGTCAGAACGGTATTATTTTGTAGTCCTTTTTTTCTATTGATATGTTGGATTATCTTTCCGTTATAATCACATATTATTATACCATCTAGAACCGAGTTTAATACAATAGAGCTGTTGTTTATTGTTACTCCGCCTAAAGAGTTGTTTTTCTTTACAAAATTATTGGCTTCGGTATCCCAAGGAGTTATTTTGTTGTTTTCATAAATAAAAAGACCTTTTTCCAGTGTTATAATTAAGGTTTTGTTTTTTGCGATCGAATACATTCCCCATATCTCCGTATTATTTAAGCTGGTTGTGTTGGGTAATGTATATAGTTTCCCGTCTTTATATTCTAATATTCCTTTTTCAACATCTTGTAAATAAAGTTTGTTATTGACTACAAATGAAAACTGAAAACGTTTTGGAGCTTCTAATATGGATAATTTTCCATTTTTGAATATATATATTCTGGCAAAAGACTGAAAGATAGTTTGGTTGTTAAAAGAATGTATCTTCCAGATAAAGTCAATTATTTTTATTTTACTCTTATCAACGTGTTTCGCTAATGATGTGTATTTAAGTCTACCTTTAGTATCAGGTTGGAAATATCCAAATTCATTATATCCACCTACATATATTTTCCCTGAATCATCAATCTTTAAACATCTCACAGAAGTTAGATTTGGTAATGGATATTTTCGCCAGGACGATCCGTCAAATTGTAAAAGGCCATTATTATTAGCAAAATATAAGTTTCCGTTTTTATCCTGACCAATATTCCAGTTTTGAGTACCACCTTTATATTCGTTTCGCTTGTAATTTCTTACGTCAGGCAGTCCAATGTTTTTTACTTGTCCAAAAAAGGAGATTGTGAATAATGTAAAAAAAGTAATATAAAAATATGATATTATCAATTTCATAAATTTTTCTATTTATTTAAGATTTTTAAAGATAAGTATTTGTTTTTTAGCAGTTTAACTTCTTGATGTGTCTACTATTTCGTTGTAGGAAGCTGTTTTTTTAATAAAAATAAGCAATCTTATACTAGTGTAGTGTTTATTTTTGCAATTAACATTTTGATAACATTTAATATTTATTTTTTAAATTATTGTAAATTAGATATTTATAAAAAAAATGATGTGTTTTTGTAAAGTACAAAAATTTAGTTTGATGTGTTTTTGTAATGAAATTTAATTGTTGATAGTAAAAAATTAAGATTATTATTGCATCAAATTACTAATTAATTAACCAAAATTTTTAGAAAAATGAAATTAACAAAATTACTTATTTTTTGTATTTCGTCTTTGTTATTCTCGGTTATAGCTGTGGCTCAGGATGTCACGGTTAACGGAGTAATAACTGATGAAAGTGGAATGCCAGTTCCGGGTGCTACTATTGTATTAAAAGGAACAACTAAGTCAACGGCATCAGATTTTGATGGAAAATTCCAAATTCAGTCACCTTCAAATGGTGTTTTAACAGTTACTTTTATTGGATATGCGCCAGTTAGTGAAGCTGTAAATGGGAGAACAAAAATTGCAATTCAATTAAAACCAGAATCACAATCATTAAATGAGGTTGTAGTTGTTGGATATGGTACTCAAAAGAAATCTGTAGTAACTGGAGCTATTTCCAGTGTAAAAGCTGCTGATCTTGAAAAAGTGCCAAATGGAAGAGTTGAACAAACATTACAAGGTAGAGTAGCGGGTGTATCTGTAGCTGCTGTTTCTGGACAACCTGGTGAAAAATCAAAGGTTCGTATTAGAGGTATAACTACTTTTAGAGAAGGTGGAAATGATCCTTTATGGGTTGTTGATGGTATTGCTGTAGACGCAAATGCTATTGGTTTCATCAATCAAAGTGATATCGAATCTATCGAGGTTCTTAAAGATGCTGCTTCTGCTGCAATCTATGGTACTCGTGCTGCAACTGGGGTTATCTTAGTTACAACTAAAAAAGGAAAATCAGGAAAAATCTCTGTAAACTACAACGGTTTTGCAGGTGTTTCTGGTCCAGCTAAAAAATTAGATTTGCTTAATGCTACGCAGTATGGAGCAATCATGAATGAGAAATCTTATGCTGATGGTGGTGGTACTAAATATGCAGACCCATCATTATTAGGAAAAGGTACAAATTGGCAAGATGCAATTTTTAATAATTCTGCTTTTAGATATACTCATGAATTAAGTATTAGTGGTGGTGGAGAAAAATCTACTTTTTATGCTTCTTTCGGAATACAAGATCAAGAAGGTATTGTTGCAACAGAAATTTCAAACTATACAAAGAAAAATTTCCGTTTAAACTCTACACACAAAATTTCTGACTATTTTACTTTCGGACAAACTTTTGGATATACACATCAAGTAACTAAAGGTATTGGAAATACAAACAGTGAATTTGGAGGACCTTTAAGTTCTGCAATTAACTTAGATCCAATTACTCCATTAGTTGTTACAGATCCTGCAGTTGCTAATACAGGTTTCTATACAAATCCAAATATTGTAAGAGATCCAAACGGAAATCCTTACGGAATTTCTTCTTTAGTTCAACAAGAGATGACAAATCCTTTAGCTTATACTCAAACTAGATTGGGTGGATATAGCTGGTCAGATGATTTTGTTGGGAACGCTTATTTAGAGGCTAACATTACTCCTCATTTAAAATTCAGAACTACACTTGGTGGTAAATTAGCTTATTGGGGAGACCAAGGCTTTACTCCGGTTTTCTTCTTAAATCCAAACATGAAAGCGGATAAAAATAACTATGGTCAGAATAATAATAAATCATTTTCATGGACTCTTGAAAACATTTTGACTTACTCTAATAAATTTGGTGATCACAGTATTAATGTTTTAGCAGGTCAAGGTGCTTATGTTGAAAACATTGGAGGTAAAATTGGAGTAACTATGTTTGGTCTGCCAATTACAAGCTACAAAGATGCTTCTTTTAATTTTGATATTCCTCAAGCTGACAGAGTAAACGTTTCAGAGGATTTTGTAGAACACAAATTAGCTTCATTGTTCTTACGTGCTAATTATGATTATATGGAGAAATATCTTTTCACAGGAATTGTTCGTCGTGATGGATCAACTCGTTTTGGTGAAAACAAAAAATTCGGAGTTTTCCCTTCATTCTCTTTAGGATGGGTAATTTCGAAAGAAGGATTTTGGAAAGAAAACAATGTAGTTAATACTTTAAAACTACGTGGAGGTTACGGAGTTGTTGGTAACGATAACATCGATGATTTCAAATACAGAGCTTTAGTTGTTGGTGGATATAATTATTCTGTTGGAAATACTGGTGGAATTACAACTGGTTATGGAAACTCTACTTTACCTAACGCAGATTTAGGATGGGAAGAAACATCACAAACTACAATTGGTCTTGATGCAAAACTTTTCAATGATTTCACTCTTGCATTAGATTACTACAAAAAAACAACAAAAGGAATCTTAAGAAACGTTGTAATTCCTGGATATGTAGGAGTTGTTGATGCACCGTCTGCGAACATTGCAGATATGGACAACAGTGGTTTTGAGGTTGAATTAGGTTACAAGAAAAGACTTGGAGATTTTAACTTAGGTGTTAATGCGAATGTTGCTTACTTGAAAAATGAGATTACTTATGTTGGTTCATCTACAAACTACATTGTTGGAGATGCTAGTTTCCAATCTATGGGACCTGTAACAAGAACACAAGTTGGTCACTCATTCAATGAATTCTATGGTTATAAAACAGCGGGTATTTTTCAAAATGAAGCTGAAGTTGCTGCATACAAAAATGCTGCTGGAGGTTTAATTCAGCCAAATGCTAAACCTGGAGATTTCCGTTGGACAGATTCAAATGGTGATGGTAAAATTACAGATGACGATAAACAATTCTTAGGAACAAATATTCCTAAATATACTTTTGGTCTTACTATTAACTTAGACTACAAAAACTTTGATTTCATGGCATTTACTCAAGGATCTGCAGGAAGTAAAATTTTCCAAGGTCTAAGAAGACTTGATATCCTGAATGCAAACTATCAAACAAAAGCTTTAGAGCGTTGGGTTGGAGAAGGAACATCAAACGATTATCCTAGATTGACTAATAACGATCCAAACAAAAACTTTAGTAATATGTCTGATTTTTATCTTGAAAATGGAAATTACTTACGTTTAAAAATTGTTCAGGTTGGATACACACTTCCAACTAACTTATCATCTAAAATTGGTTCAGATAAAATTCGTTTCTACTTAACAGGAGAGAATTTAATCACTTTTACAAAATACACAGGATATGATCCGGAAATTGGAGGTCAGGTTTACGGTGTAGATAAAGGAGTTTATCCACAAGCAAGATCTATTTTGTTAGGAGCTAACGTTCAATTTTAAAAATTAAAAAATTATGAAAACTATAAAACTTAAATACTTATACTGTGCTGTTGCATTGGCAGCTCTAGGCGGATCTTGTTCTGAAGATTTTGTCACCATTGACCCAAAAGGAAAATTTGACACTAGTACTTATTTTTCTAATGAGCAACAATGTTACTCAGCTTTAATTGGAGTTTATGATCCGTTGAGAAAGAATACTGGTGGTTTCGAAAACTTAGTAGCAATGCTAAATGCAGGATCAGATGATTTTTATGCAGGAGGAGGAAGTGCAACTGATGGAAACGGAATTCAGAATTTCTCTACGCACTCACTTAGTTCAATCAGTATTCCTGGTAGTTACTGGAATGATCACTATCAAGGTGTTTCAAGAGCAAATATCTTGTTAGAAAAACTTCCTGCAGCTTCTATGGATAATACTGTAAGAGCTAGATTTGCTGCTGAAGCTAAAGCATTACGTGCACTTTACTATTTTAATTTAGTAAGATTGTTTAAAAACATTCCATTGGTTTTAGTGCCTTTAAATACTCAGACTATTTATGATCCTGAGCAAGTTAAACCAGAGGTAGTTTATGCTCAAATAGAAAAAGATTTATTAGAAGCTATTCCTAGTTTACCAAATACTGTTGATGCAAAAACAGAATCTGGAAGACTTAACAAAGGAGCAGCACAAGCAATATTAGGAAAAGTATACTTGTTTGAAGGTAAAAATTCTGATGCAGCTACAGTTTTGGCTCAAGTAAATGGAACACCAGGTCAAACAAATCAATACGGAAATAAATTACTTCCTGCATTTAGCGATTTATGGGTGACTTCAAATAAATTTAATGCAGAATCATTATTAGAAGTATCTCATAGTAGTGCAGGTAATACTGACTGGACATTCTGGGGACAAGGTAAAGACGAAGGAAACTCTTTAAACCAAATGGTTGGACCAAGAGGATATTCAAGACCAAAAGACTCTGATGCACCGGATCTTCCTTCAGGATGGGCTTTTAACGTGGCAACTCAAAAATTGTATGATGCAATGGCAGGTGATCCAAGATTAGATGCTACAATTCTTAATATTAAAGCTTTAAAAGCAGCTGGTAAAGCAGATTATATTCCTGCTTATCAGGATACAGGTCTTTTCTTGAATAAATATCTTCCAAGACAATCAGACGTACGTACTGGTGGAGGTAATCAGGAATTGAACTACAAACAAAATTCTTATATCATCAGACTTGCTGATACTTACCTAATGGAAGCAGAAGCTTTAGGTTCAGGAGCAAGAGCACAAGCATTACTTGATGCAGTTAGAGCTAGAGTTGGATTAGCTTCTGTACCAGTAACATTGGCAGCTATCAAAAAAGAAAGAAGAATGGAGTTAGCTGGTGAAGGTCATAGATTTTTTGACTTAGTAAGATGGGGAGATGCTGCTGCAGCATTATCTGATAGAGGTTTTGATGCAGGTACAGACGAGATTTTCCCTATACCTTACACAGAGCTTAATGGTACTAAATTGAAACAAAATCCTAATTATCAGTAAACCTAACTAACCAAAAATAAAGAACATGAATTTAAATATAAATTTAAGAACAAGTAGTGTATACCTAATGTTATTTTTAGCATTAGGAGGGACACTAAATAGTTGTAGTGAGGATGTTAATCCTAATGTTTTAATTGCTTCTGGCGTTGATTCAGCATTCACTATTACTCCTGTTACCGGAGAAGTAAACACGTATATTTTAACATCTAAAGTACCAGGTATTATCGAATCTTACTGGGATATTGGATACGGACCTTATTTGGGTAAAATGACTGAGAAAATTGTATTGCCGGATGCTGGTACTTATACAGTTAAACATATCGCAGTTGCAGCAGGAGGAAAAACAGAAACTACTGCTCATGATATTGTTGTTGCAACTTCAGATCCTGCTAAACCTAATTTAGTAAGAGGAGGATTCTTTAGTACTCCAGCAGACGCTGCTCAATGGACATCTGCAAAGTTAAGCCCTACTGGAGCTGCCTTCTGGTCATTTGCAACAGGAAGTGCAACAATTCACGCAGGCGGTGGTGCACAAGAAGGTATTTACCAGGCAATTGATGTTGTAAAAGATAAAGAATATACAATCGATATGTTAGTTACATCTGCAAGTGGATCTGATGAAACATGGTTTGAAGTATATGCTGGTACAACAGTTCCTGTAGACGGTGTTGAATACAAAGACAACAAAGTAATGGGATTAAGCACTTGGGATGGTTGTGCTAAAAACCCATTCTTAGGTAGATTATCTATTGTTGGATGTGTTAAAAATGAAAAATCAGGTGACGTTTCGAATGTAGTTAAATTCAATACAACCGGTAAAATCTATTTACTTATCAGAAGTGGTGGTAATGGTAACAAATTTACAAAAGACGGAATTACAATCGGAAGGGTTGAAATGAGAGCAAAATAAGAAGATAAAGTTAAGTTTAAGTTTGGTTGTAAATAGCCCATAATCACTATGAGTATGGGCTATTTTTAAATCCTTAAACTACTGGAATGTGTTTTTATAGATAAAGAGTTTCTTTAAAAAAACTTCAATTAGAATTTAAAATAATAAGGAAGAATGAAAAAAAATAGTTCTAAAATTCTATGCTTTCTGTTTTCGCTGGCAGCTTTTGCACAACAGCCAAAGACAAAAAAAGAATTTACAACCAATGGAAAAAAAATAACAGTTTATACTACAGCCGAGAACTCAAATTTAAGATTAACATCTACAGATAATTTAACTTTCTCAGGATCAAAACAACCACTTGAAACAGAGTCGTCAGTTTTTGTAGAACCATCAAAAAAGTTCCAAACCTTTATGGGAATTGGAGGCGCTATTACCGATGCAAGTGCTGAAATTTTTGCTAAACTTTCAAAAGAAAAACAAACAGAATTTTTAAATGCCTACTATGATAAACAAAAAGGTATAGGCTATTCATTGCTAAGAACCACGATACAAAGTTCTGATTTTAGCAGTGGAAGCTATTCTTATATCGAAGAAGGAGACAAAGATTTAAAAACGTTTTCGATTGATCACGATAGACAATTTCGCATTCCATTAATAAAGCAAGCTATAAAAACAGCAGGAGGAAAATTAACCACTTATGTTGCTCCGTGGTCGCCAAATGCTTTTATGAAAAGTAATAAAAACGTCCTGAAAGGCGGAACATTATTACCGGAATATTATCAAACATGGGCAAATTTTTATGCCAAGTTTATAAAAGCATATGAGAAAGAAGGAATTCCAATTTGGGGAACTTCTACTCAAAATGAACCAATGGCAATTCAAACCTGGGAATCTTGTGTTTATACTGCAGAAGCAGAAAGAGATTTTATTAAAAATTTTCTTGGACCAACGCTGAAAAAAGAAAAACTAGGTAATGTAAAAATCATTGTATGGGATCATAACCGTGATTTAATGAACTACAGAGCCAATGTAATTTATTCTGATCCTGAAGCTTCAAAGTATGTTTGGGGAATGGGTTTTCACTGGTATGAAACTTGGTCTGGCGGCGCATCAATGTTTGATAACGTAGGCAAAGTACATGAAGCATATCCAGACAAAGGATTAATGTTTACCGAAGGATGTATCGAAAAATTTGATGCTGCAAAATATCAATTTTGGGGTAACGGAGAAAGATATGGTATTTCTATGATTAATGATTTTAATAATGGAACTGCTGCATGGACAGATTGGAACATTCTTTTAGATCAAAACGGAGGACCAAATCATGTTGGGAACTTCTGTTTTTCACCAATTCATGCTGATACAACTACAGGCGAATTAATTTACACGCCATCATATTATTATATCGGACATTTTTCAAAATTCATTCATTTGAATGCTGTAAGAGTAAGTACAGCAGTAAGCAGAAGCGCTTTATTAAGTACTTCATTTTTGAATACAGACGGAACAATGGCAACAATTGTCATGAACCAATCTGACAAAGAGATTACCTACAATTTAATTATAGCTGCTGAAAAAACAGTAGTAAAAATTCCTGCACATGCCATACAGACATTAGTGTATTAATATTTTGTAATTAGGTAGGAGGGTCGAATTGAATCATCCAATTTGACCCTCAATTTAATTTTAATTTTAAAAGTTTTTTGAAAGTACAATGAAAATCACAAATAGAATTTTAATAGCACCAATACTAGTTCTACAATTAAGTTGTTCTTCATCAAAAGTGGTGAATAATTCAGCGAATTCTGCATCCAAATCAAACAAAAAAGTTGAAGTTTATACTACCGCCGAAAACACAAATTTAAGATTATCGCTATCGAATAATTTAATTTCGAAAGCAACAAATTCAACAGTTTCTATTATTCTGGATCCTGAAAAAACAGATCAGACTTTCTTAGGAATTGGTGGTGCCATAACAGATGCAAGCGCAGAAGTTTTTGCCAAATTATCTCCTAAAAAACAACAAGAATTTCTGACTGCCTATTACGACAAAAACAAAGGAATTGGTTATTCATTAGCCAGAACCAATATACATAGCTGTGATTTTAGCAGCGACAGTTACACTTATGTTGCAGAAGGAGACAAAGATTTAAAAACCTTCAATATTGATCACGATAGGAAATATCGAATTCCATTAATAAAAAAAGCAATTGAAACAGCCGGCGGGAAATTAACCTTATTTGCCAGTCCTTGGAGTCCCCCAGCTTTCATGAAAGACAATAATGATATTTTGCACGGCGGCGTTCTCTTGCCGGAATTTGCACAATCATGGGCAAATTATTATGCTAAGTTTATAAAAGCATATGAAAAAGAAGGCATTCCAATTTGGGGATTAACCATCCAAAATGAGCCAATGGCAAAACAAAGATGGGAATCCTGCATTTATACTCCGGAAGCCGAAAGAGATTTTCTAAAAAACTTTCTTGAACCAACTTTAGAAAAAGAAGGACTTGGTTCTAAAAACATTATCATTTGGGATCACAATCGCGGAGATATGTTAGAAACAAGAGCCAAACTCGTTTTCTCAGATCCTGAAGTTTCAAAATATGCCTGGGGAATTGGATTTCATTGGTATGAAACATGGAATGGCGGAACTCCGAAATTTGAATCAGTAGGGAAAGTTCACGCCGAATTTCCAAACAAAAATTTACTTTTTACAGAAGGCTGCATCGAAAAATTTGACGCCACAAGATTTCAGTTTTGGGGAAATGCAGAACGATACGGAATCAATATGATTAACGATTTCAATAACGGAACTGTAGGCTGGACAGATTGGAATATTCTTCTGGACCAAAACGGAGGGCCAAATCATGTTGGTAATTTTTGCTTTGCACCAATTCATGCAGACACTACAAAAGACGAATTGATATACACTCCAATGTACTATTATATTGGTCATTTCTCAAAATTTATCCGACCTAATGCTAAGAGAATAATCGAAACCATTAGCGATAAAACATTAATAAGCACCTCTTTCAAAAACTCTGATAACAAGATAATTACCATTGTTATGAACCAGTCAGAAAAAGAAGTTGTTTACACGTTAATAAACCACGATACAAAAACCACGATCACTATTCCGGCGCATGCTATGCAAACTATTATAAACTAGCAGCCGCACTAACTAAAAAACTATAAAAATGAAACCTATCTTAAAAAATACCATAAAAGCATTATTTCTTGGAGTTGCGATTTTTGCTCAGGTTAAATGTTCCTCTTCAAATGATGCAGTAGAACAAGGACCGCCACCGGTAATTCCGCCAGTCGTAGTAACTAACGATGTCGATTTCTGGTTGACAAAATCAGATCAAAGCGCTTTATTGGCAAAACAATCCGGAAGTTTAGGGTTTAATACAACTTCTAATTCATATACAAATATTGAAGTAAATGCAAGTCAAAAATATCAAACAGTAGATGGTTTTGGATATACTTTAACAGGCGGAAGTGCAGAAGTAATCAATCAATTAACAGCGGCAAAGAAAAGTGCACTTTTAAAAGAATTATTCGGAACAGGAGACGGTTCTATAGGAATAAGTTATTTAAGAATAAGTATTGGAGCTTCAGATTTGAATGCAGCGCCTTTTACTTATAATGATCTTGCAACAGGAGAAACAGATTTAGCTCTTGCAAAATTTAGTTTAGACAAAGACAAAACCGGAGTAATTGCACTTTTGAAAGAAATTATAGCAATTAATCCTAAGATTTTAATTTTGGCAACACCTTGGTCAGCGCCACTTTGGATGAAAGACAAAGACAGCTTTATTGGCGGAAAACTACAAGCACAATATTATGATGTTTATGCGAAATATTTTGTGAAATACATTCAGCAAATGAAAGCCGAAGGAATTACAATTGACGCCATAACTCCTCAAAATGAACCTTTACACGACGGTAACGAGCCAAGTATGTATATGTCGGCTTTAGACCAGACTAACTTTATCAAAACGAATTTAGGACCGGCTTTTAAAGCAGCGAATATTTCGACAAAAATTATTGCTTACGATCATAATTGTGATAATCCAAACTATCCAAAAGCAATTTTGGCTGATGCCGATGCATTTCCTTATGTAGACGGATCAGCTTTCCATTTGTATTCTGGAGACATCAGTGCGCTTACGAATGTTTACAATTCTTATCCAACAAAAAATGTGTATTTCACAGAACAATGGACATCTTCAGAAGGTAGTTTTGAAGGAGATTTAAAATGGCATGTGCGAAATATAATCATTGGTTCTATGAGAAATTATAGTAAAAATGCATTAGAATGGAATCTGGCAAACAACGCTAATTATGGTCCGCATACTGCTGGTGGTTGTAATATGTGTAAAGGAGCTTTGACTGTAACGTCAAACGAAAGCTTCCAGCGTAATGTTGGTTATTATATTATTGCACACGCATCAAAATTTGTTCCGGCAGGTTCTATTAGAATTGCAAGTAATTCAGGTGGAGATTTACAAAATGTTGCTTTTATTACACCATCAGGTTCAAAAGTTCTTATTGTTGAAAATGATGGTTCAACCAGCATAACATTCAACATCAAATTCGACGGCAAATGGGTTACAAGTACATTAGCCGCAGGATCAGTAGGAACTTATACGTGGAAATAATTGCACAATTTAGAATCAAAAATTAATAGAGTTTTTAGATGAAAAAATTAATTATAACATTACAATTACTAGTTTCTATTACCACTTTTGGACAAGGTTTTTTGCACAGAGACGGACAAAAAATTGTTGATGGAAACGGAAAAAATATAGTTTTAAGAGGCTTAGGATTAGGCGGATGGATGGTGCAGGAAGGTTACATGATGCAAACCCAGCCTTTTGCAAGTCCGCAATATATAATCAAACAAAAAATTCAGGACGTTGTTGGAGAACAAGGAACAAAAGAATTTTATGCAGCTTATAAAGCAAACGGAATTACAAAACGTGATGTCGATTCATTAGCAGCTTGGGGATTCAATTCGATTCGTCTTCCAATGCATTATAATCTATACACGCCAGCAATTGAAGAAGAGAAAAATGGTGAAATCACCTGGATAGAAGAAGGTTTTACCATGACTGATAATTTAGTGAAATGGTGTGCTGAAAACAAAATTTACCTAATTCTTGATTTGCACGCAGCGCCTGGAGGACAAGGAAATGATGCAGCAATCTCTGATTATGACACAACCAAACCATCATTATGGCAAAGTGAAGCCAATCAGAAAAAAATGATTGCTTTATGGAAAAAACTCGCTTCCCGTTACAGAGATAATCCTTGGATTGGAGCTTATGATATTATCAATGAACCAAACTGGAATTTTACCGGAACCAATAAAAATGGTTGCGACGAAAACTCAAACGGACCTTTAAGAGATTTAATGGTTCAGGTTACCAAAGCAATTCGCGAAGTCGATACGAACCATTTAAT
This genomic window from Flavobacterium sp. 9 contains:
- a CDS encoding triple tyrosine motif-containing protein; protein product: MKLIISYFYITFFTLFTISFFGQVKNIGLPDVRNYKRNEYKGGTQNWNIGQDKNGNLYFANNNGLLQFDGSSWRKYPLPNLTSVRCLKIDDSGKIYVGGYNEFGYFQPDTKGRLKYTSLAKHVDKSKIKIIDFIWKIHSFNNQTIFQSFARIYIFKNGKLSILEAPKRFQFSFVVNNKLYLQDVEKGILEYKDGKLYTLPNTTSLNNTEIWGMYSIAKNKTLIITLEKGLFIYENNKITPWDTEANNFVKKNNSLGGVTINNSSIVLNSVLDGIIICDYNGKIIQHINRKKGLQNNTVLTSFIDNKNNLWLGLDNGIAFVNESSPFTYFGFSYDISTVYASVIHDGNLYVATNQGVFYHAWNNSFKEDVFKLVEGTTAQSWNVQVVENELICSNNRGALTIKGGRVTNIIDSKGYFGFKKIPNHPGFFIGSNYDGFAIFQKTPSGLVYKNQISGFDKSSNSFELDESYLWLKKDESIYRMSLSNDLARFATIKKIDHLTPQFKNIGSLQKIDDRIYFQTNNHFYKYSKEQDLFFEDKNLTKLFKNIPVINALSEDSQSNLWYAFNESLGVLMKQNNKYKNIVAPFSNLTGNLVSNYLSVNTIDSKNIFIGLTDGLAHYDSQFLNNFVTKPKAFIRSFSFPGDTIVLGNNQSKTENIRIPYSSNHVRFTFSSPTYENLENVEFSYQLEPFDDKWSNWSTISLKEYTNLREGEYTMNVKVRNSYGVQSSPAKLSFTISPPWYRHFLAFMFYFILIVVGIYLISTRIKMKIRKNKYYETIEQRRLYLEKESKIRQEQYDLEKEIEKLKNDKLQIKILAKDKELVNNSLQVVKKNKILNGIIHKLKEIDVEALDDSTKFQVSKLNKSIVKEVNTDKSWKDLEKHIKNVHFEFLKRLKEKYPTISPRELDLSTYLLMNMSTKEIAEIMNISTGGVELARYRLRKKLGLNKKENLIGFLMSI
- a CDS encoding TonB-dependent receptor — its product is MKLTKLLIFCISSLLFSVIAVAQDVTVNGVITDESGMPVPGATIVLKGTTKSTASDFDGKFQIQSPSNGVLTVTFIGYAPVSEAVNGRTKIAIQLKPESQSLNEVVVVGYGTQKKSVVTGAISSVKAADLEKVPNGRVEQTLQGRVAGVSVAAVSGQPGEKSKVRIRGITTFREGGNDPLWVVDGIAVDANAIGFINQSDIESIEVLKDAASAAIYGTRAATGVILVTTKKGKSGKISVNYNGFAGVSGPAKKLDLLNATQYGAIMNEKSYADGGGTKYADPSLLGKGTNWQDAIFNNSAFRYTHELSISGGGEKSTFYASFGIQDQEGIVATEISNYTKKNFRLNSTHKISDYFTFGQTFGYTHQVTKGIGNTNSEFGGPLSSAINLDPITPLVVTDPAVANTGFYTNPNIVRDPNGNPYGISSLVQQEMTNPLAYTQTRLGGYSWSDDFVGNAYLEANITPHLKFRTTLGGKLAYWGDQGFTPVFFLNPNMKADKNNYGQNNNKSFSWTLENILTYSNKFGDHSINVLAGQGAYVENIGGKIGVTMFGLPITSYKDASFNFDIPQADRVNVSEDFVEHKLASLFLRANYDYMEKYLFTGIVRRDGSTRFGENKKFGVFPSFSLGWVISKEGFWKENNVVNTLKLRGGYGVVGNDNIDDFKYRALVVGGYNYSVGNTGGITTGYGNSTLPNADLGWEETSQTTIGLDAKLFNDFTLALDYYKKTTKGILRNVVIPGYVGVVDAPSANIADMDNSGFEVELGYKKRLGDFNLGVNANVAYLKNEITYVGSSTNYIVGDASFQSMGPVTRTQVGHSFNEFYGYKTAGIFQNEAEVAAYKNAAGGLIQPNAKPGDFRWTDSNGDGKITDDDKQFLGTNIPKYTFGLTINLDYKNFDFMAFTQGSAGSKIFQGLRRLDILNANYQTKALERWVGEGTSNDYPRLTNNDPNKNFSNMSDFYLENGNYLRLKIVQVGYTLPTNLSSKIGSDKIRFYLTGENLITFTKYTGYDPEIGGQVYGVDKGVYPQARSILLGANVQF
- a CDS encoding RagB/SusD family nutrient uptake outer membrane protein gives rise to the protein MKTIKLKYLYCAVALAALGGSCSEDFVTIDPKGKFDTSTYFSNEQQCYSALIGVYDPLRKNTGGFENLVAMLNAGSDDFYAGGGSATDGNGIQNFSTHSLSSISIPGSYWNDHYQGVSRANILLEKLPAASMDNTVRARFAAEAKALRALYYFNLVRLFKNIPLVLVPLNTQTIYDPEQVKPEVVYAQIEKDLLEAIPSLPNTVDAKTESGRLNKGAAQAILGKVYLFEGKNSDAATVLAQVNGTPGQTNQYGNKLLPAFSDLWVTSNKFNAESLLEVSHSSAGNTDWTFWGQGKDEGNSLNQMVGPRGYSRPKDSDAPDLPSGWAFNVATQKLYDAMAGDPRLDATILNIKALKAAGKADYIPAYQDTGLFLNKYLPRQSDVRTGGGNQELNYKQNSYIIRLADTYLMEAEALGSGARAQALLDAVRARVGLASVPVTLAAIKKERRMELAGEGHRFFDLVRWGDAAAALSDRGFDAGTDEIFPIPYTELNGTKLKQNPNYQ
- a CDS encoding glycoside hydrolase family 30 beta sandwich domain-containing protein, whose product is MKKNSSKILCFLFSLAAFAQQPKTKKEFTTNGKKITVYTTAENSNLRLTSTDNLTFSGSKQPLETESSVFVEPSKKFQTFMGIGGAITDASAEIFAKLSKEKQTEFLNAYYDKQKGIGYSLLRTTIQSSDFSSGSYSYIEEGDKDLKTFSIDHDRQFRIPLIKQAIKTAGGKLTTYVAPWSPNAFMKSNKNVLKGGTLLPEYYQTWANFYAKFIKAYEKEGIPIWGTSTQNEPMAIQTWESCVYTAEAERDFIKNFLGPTLKKEKLGNVKIIVWDHNRDLMNYRANVIYSDPEASKYVWGMGFHWYETWSGGASMFDNVGKVHEAYPDKGLMFTEGCIEKFDAAKYQFWGNGERYGISMINDFNNGTAAWTDWNILLDQNGGPNHVGNFCFSPIHADTTTGELIYTPSYYYIGHFSKFIHLNAVRVSTAVSRSALLSTSFLNTDGTMATIVMNQSDKEITYNLIIAAEKTVVKIPAHAIQTLVY